The following proteins are co-located in the Phaeodactylum tricornutum CCAP 1055/1 chromosome 2, whole genome shotgun sequence genome:
- a CDS encoding predicted protein: MRGKVQSQGIMIAGWTSSLRQMRSLSCSQYAVLIVVILATSQAISVIHDRRYYNSPNTLCTTNNVPKRTISSGSLRNQTVFAAESVNATSVPVPTKTKTTNIDRKPSDRPRVPHSPPLPATTSKSRYYYRPLPGDASDNDTLAAVGVQARAFDAWPRNRPLPCEPAEPNWVDYSVQTTPTDHGLLFLKPYKTGSSTASGITLRMSRNIAARNLPPPSTAHGVPEPMCRTRYDHGWASHLFPTRVRQRSFLWTLVRDPTARVVSQFFHFQVSRKKTEPSDENFKNYVRHGPVDMIHDYYLDALSTSNYRKGRTDPVATVNGIFRDYDFVGVTERMDESAVALAMLLRLPLADILYLKAKGHGGYDDAGGSPNKKCTYIWPSFVSSGLQEFFRTDEWQNIVQWDHAVFQAANRSLDLTIDKLGRTKFDHFLRKFREAKALAHDRCLPKTVFPCSEGGIYHSPEETDCLWNDSGCANKCLDEISTELELWEHSFA, encoded by the coding sequence ATGAGAGGGAAAGTGCAGTCTCAGGGTATCATGATCGCGGGTTGGACCTCCTCACTACGGCAAATGAGATCGTTGTCGTGTTCGCAGTACGCCGTGCTCATCGTGGTGATTCTGGCAACGAGTCAAGCCATTAGTGTCATTCACGACCGACGCTACTACAACAGTCCCAATACTCTTTGCACAACGAACAACGTGCCGAAACGAACGATTTCGTCCGGGAGTTTGCGCAACCAGACCGTCTTCGCCGCGGAATCCGTCAACGCGACCAGCGTACCCGTCCCAACCaaaacgaagacgacaaacATCGACCGCAAGCCCAGCGACCGCCCGCGGGTCCCACATTCTCCCCCACTCCCTGCAACCACGTCCAAATCGCGGTACTACTATCGGCCACTGCCCGGTGATGCATCGGACAACGACACCTTGGCTGCTGTGGGAGTCCAGGCGCGTGCCTTTGATGCTTGGCCTCGGAATCGTCCGTTGCCCTGCGAACCAGCCGAACCGAATTGGGTCGATTACAGTGTACAGACGACACCGACGGACCACGGCTTGCTCTTTCTCAAACCCTACAAGACGGGATCCAGTACCGCCTCGGGGATTACGCTCCGCATGTCACGGAACATTGCCGCACGGAACTTGCCCCCGCCGTCGACCGCACACGGTGTCCCGGAACCAATGTGTCGCACGCGATACGACCACGGGTGGGCCAGTCACCTGTTCCCCACCCGCGTGCGGCAACGCAGCTTTTTGTGGACACTCGTTCGCGATCCCACTGCTCGGGTCGTCTCCCAATTTTTTCATTTCCAAGTGTCACGGAAAAAGACCGAGCCGTCCGACGAAAACTTTAAAAATTATGTTCGTCACGGACCAGTCGACATGATTCACGATTATTATTTAGACGCTCTGTCGACCAGCAATTATCGAAAAGGACGGACTGACCCGGTAGCCACGGTCAACGGTATCTTTCGAGACTACGATTTCGTGGGCGTGACCGAGCGTATGGACGAATCCGCGGTGGCGCTGGCGATGCTGTTGAGACTACCGCTGGCCGACATTCTGTACCTAAAAGCCAAGGGACACGGAGGATACGATGATGCTGGTGGATCGCCCAACAAAAAGTGCACGTACATTTGGCCAAGCTTTGTATCGAGCGGTTTACAGGAATTTTTTCGTACGGACGAATGGCAAAATATTGTGCAATGGGATCACGCGGTCTTTCAAGCCGCCAATAGGAGCTTGGATTTAACCATTGACAAGCTCGGTCGAACAAAGTTCGATCATTTTCTCAGGAAGTTTCGAGAAGCAAAGGCTCTCGCTCACGATCGATGCCTGCCAAAAACAGTGTTTCCTTGCTCCGAAGGCGGCATCTATCATTCACCAGAAGAAACTGATTGTCTCTGGAATGACTCTGGCTGTGCCAATAAATGCCTCGATGAAATTTCGACCGAACTTGAGCTTTGGGAGCACAGCTTTGCTTGA
- a CDS encoding predicted protein: protein MSSVPERRKRSATTSPSPISSTRILLQCPDGVFPYLTPALLQICFPPDRVADVLLLGLAVRDTCLQPTTYHDGNKRKPRGYNFSSTTKVDRWMLPYQRVTVPTFDYLQDAQAAESTSSSSRNDQAAVTMTNQHAMMWTANGRHALTPAVYFHAAVGLASHSVVPLFDVGSTSGSHGPLSANGMRKRTHTALQRTTQWRNDFVSRCCTVPEHGTSADVWAPLNMVREDAAGRVPLPVEGTSHSQALWKDQLSDILNSGHNGLSGIVAIGWESLEEDRLGSLTNLRAELPSNMTLALLSTQTLGQILEVCSIGHNIAIGTNLPTKWACQAKALCVQLPSPKNAKRVKTVETAECNAVLDADGCVRLRPTDNNRDVTTHPWFRDRRPILPDCQCLTCRSHSRAYIYHLVCAKELLAEILLFIHNLHLLLDTVRLLSNAANDDERQLLYKNLLYQIQNTNTHNI from the coding sequence ATGAGCAGCGTTCCGGAACGACGCAAGCGATCTGCCACTACCAGTCCTAGCCCGATCTCTTCTACACGAATCCTCCTGCAATGTCCCGATGGTGTCTTTCCCTACCTCACACCGGCGCTCTTACAGATCTGCTTTCCGCCCGATCGCGTCGCCGACGTGCTCCTCCTGGGTTTGGCCGTCCGGGATACTTGCCTCCAACCGACCACGTATCACGACGGCAACAAGCGCAAACCCCGCGGCTACAATTTCTCGTCCACCACAAAGGTAGATCGATGGATGTTGCCCTACCAGCGGGTCACGGTGCCGACCTTTGACTACCTACAGGACGCCCAAGCGGCGGAATccacgtcgtcttcgtcccGGAACGACCAAGCCGCCGTCACGATGACGAACCAGCACGCCATGATGTGGACAGCGAATGGTCGTCATGCTTTGACGCCCGCAGTGTACTTTCACGCCGCCGTCGGGTTGGCCTCCCATTCCGTCGTCCCGTTGTTCGACGTCGGGTCCACGTCGGGCAGCCACGGTCCACTCAGTGCCAACGGGATGCGCAAGCGCACCCACACCGCGCTGCAACGAACGACGCAATGGCGCAACGATTTCGTCTCCCGGTGCTGCACGGTTCCCGAACACGGTACGAGCGCCGACGTTTGGGCGCCGTTGAATATGGTGCGTGAGGACGCCGCCGGTAGAGTGCCCTTGCCGGTGGAAGGGACCAGCCACAGCCAGGCACTCTGGAAAGATCAATTGTCCGACATTTTGAACAGTGGTCACAATGGTCTTTCGGGAATTGTAGCGATTGGGTGGGAGTCTCTCGAGGAGGACCGTCTAGGTTCCTTGACGAATCTCCGAGCCGAACTCCCGTCCAACATGACTCTGGCTCTCTTGTCGACGCAGACTCTGGGTCAAATTCTCGAAGTCTGCTCTATTGGACACAATATAGCGATCGGTACCAATCTTCCTACCAAATGGGCTTGTCAAGCCAAAGCTCTTTGTGTACAATTGCCGTCTCCCAAGAATGCCAAACGAGTGAAAACTGTAGAGACGGCGGAATGCAACGCAGTACTCGACGCGGACGGTTGCGTCCGTCTTCGCCCCACGGACAATAACCGTGACGTTACAACGCACCCTTGGTTTCGGGACCGCCGTCCTATTCTCCCGGATTGCCAGTGCTTGACTTGCCGGAGCCACTCTCGAGCCTACATTTATCACTTGGTCTGTGCCAAGGAGTTGCTTGCCGAGATCCTCTTGTTCATTCACAATCTGCACCTCCTTTTGGACACGGTGCGGCTATTGAGTAAcgccgccaacgacgacgaacgaCAGTTACTGTACAAAAATCTACTCTATCAAATCCAGAACACAAATACGCACAACATTTAA
- a CDS encoding predicted protein — translation MQADKPMEPTVEQGQPNHRDFGNLKEFKVQHSTLRDDPFAIRPGKTLLWTGVSMTLQPSKKKEEPRALLKNVWGEVPAGKVTAILGPSGAGKTSLLNILAGRTISSSNLTVTHNVRVDTFQVDPARQSMRRQIAFVAQEDSLPAATTPREAIRFSARLRLSKDTTDEELETLTNRMLQELGLEAAADTIVGNALIKGISGGERKRASVGVELVTRPALVFLDEPTSGLDSFAAVKLVNLLKKVASAGSSVLFTVHQPASETFASLDQVIFMAHGQVVYQGSPEKVPEYMEDRNKSVPEHANPADWMLMVTQTMSEDELAKDNFFSVDERNLPEAEPMPKGQSMMAKTMHSESGAIVEVQKISIFVQIYELLYRDIVNTGRDTTALLTRFGASIFLGLVIGVVYQGVGATDLSDAIDLQSHFGGMTMVLIQAMFGTGISILLEFPTERPVFLREYTTDHYHIGAYIFAKFVMEAVLTFLKVMCEALILYYLMELQMPFLTYFGILYMLAMASAAIAVLFGSAMDDQKVAQESLPILYVPQFLFSGFFISITLIPPYLRWAQYLCSLTYAIRLSVVNEFDNCVGPDAQQNCNDLFEELQVDRSDVWWYWLMITVIFLIPRIGAMFALKQSAKRFYSN, via the exons ATGCAAGCCGATAAACCGATGGAACCGACCGTGGAGCAGGGTCAGCCGAATCACAGAGACTTTGGCAATCTGAAAGAATTCAAAGTCCAACATTCGACTCTCCGGGATGATCCTTTTGCCATTCGTCCGGGCAAGACGTTGCTGTGGACCGGCGTTAGTATGACACTACAGCcttccaagaaaaaggaagagcCGCGAGCTTTGCTCAAGAACGTTTGGGGCGAAGTTCCCGCGGGGAAAGTCACGGCAATCTTGGGTCCGTCGGGTGCCGGCAAG ACGAGCCTTTTGAACATTTTGGCGGGCCGGACAATTTCTAGTTCCAACCTTACCGTCACTCATAACGTCCGTGTCGACACGTTTCAGGTGGACCCAGCCCGTCAATCCATGCGACGTCAGATTGCCTTTGTCGCCCAGGAGGACAGTCTCCCTGCCGCCACCACGCCCCGCGAAGCCATTCGCTTTTCCGCACGCCTGCGCCTCTCCAAGGACACCACCGACGAAGAACTGGAAACTCTCACCAACCGCATGCTACAGGAACTCGGACTAGAAGCCGCCGCAGATACCATCGTTGGCAACGCATTGATTAAAGGAATATCGGGTGGCGAGCGTAAACGCGCATCGGTGGGGGTGGAATTGGTCACTCGACCAGCGCTCGTGTTTTTGGACGAACCCACCTCCGGTTTGGATAGTTTTGCCGCTGTCAAGTTGGTTAACTTGTTGAAAAAGGTGGCATCGGCGGGTTCGTCTGTCCTATTCACCGTTCACCAACCAGCTTCGGAAACTTTCGCGAGTCTGGATCAGGTCATATTCATGGCGCATGGGCAAGTCGTTTACCAAGGGTCTCCCGAGAAAGTGCCGGAATACATGGAAGATCGAAACAAGTCGGTACCAGAACACGCCAACCCCGCCGATTGGATGTTGATGGTGACCCAGACGATGAGCGAAGACGAACTGGCAAAGGACAATTTCTTTTCGGTTGACGAACGGAATTTACCCGAAGCCGAACCAATGCCGAAAGGCCAAAGCATGATGGCCAAAACTATGCACTCGGAATCAGGGGCGATTGTGGAAGTTCAGAAAATCTCCATTTTTGTTCAGATTTATGAACTTCTATATCGCGATATCGTCAACACTGGTCGCGATACGACAGCTCTTTTGACTCGTTTTGGGGCATCCATCTTTTTGGGATTGGTGATCGGGGTCGTCTACCAGGGTGTCGGTGCAACTGACTTGTCCGACGCGATTGACCTCCAGAGCCATTTTGGAGGAATGACCATGGTTTTGATTCAGGCCATGTTTGGTACAGGAATTTCCATTCTGCTCGAGTTCCCTACCGAACGTCCCGTGTTCTTGCGAGAGTATACCACAGATCACTACCACATTGGGGCCTACATCTTTGCTAAGTTTGTCATGGAGGCGGTGTTGACGTTTCTCAAGGTCATGTGTGAAGCCTTGATTCTTTACTATCTGATGGAATTACAGATGCCCTTTTTGACTTACTTTGGAATCCTGTACATGCTCGCCATGGCCAGTGCGGCAATTGCGGTGCTCTTTGGCTCGGCCATGGACGATCAAAAGGTAGCCCAGGAAAGTTTGCCTATCCTTTACGTTCCACAGTTTCTGTTTTCGGGATTCTTCATAAGTATAACGCTCATCCCTCCTTACTTGCGTTGGGCGCAATACCTGTGCTCGCTGACCTACGCCATTCGCCTATCGGTGGTGAACGAGTTCGACAACTGCGTGGGACCGGACGCGCAGCAGAACTGCAACGATCTGTTTGAAGAATTGCAAGTGGATCGGTCTGACGTATGGTGGTACTGGCTAATGATTACCGTCATCTTTCTGATACCACGAATCGGAGCCATGTTCGCACTAAAGCAGTCAGCCAAGCGGTTTTATTCGAACTAA
- a CDS encoding adenylosuccinate lyase (adenylosuccinate lyase A number of enzymes, belonging to the lyase class, for which fumarate is a substrate have been shown to share a short conserved sequence around a methionine which is probably involved in the catalytic activity of this type of enzymes.; Adenylosuccinase; ASL; ASASE), translating into MSSNAEKFLEAAATFPADALPSHRTYEHPLVSRYATKEMSFVWSPAMKFTTWRKLWTALATAEQELGIDITDEQLEEMRTNLFRVDFELAAQKESEFRHDVMGHVHAFGAAAPKAMPVIHLGATSCYVGDNTDIVQIRDALKLVQRKLVKVLATLKTFAEKYRDLPTLGFTHYQPAQLTTVGKRCTLWMQDLLLDMERIDTELEKLPMRGVKGTTGTQASFLELFDGDHDKVKALNKRVCELMGFNKVIPVSGQTYTRKIEFYIISVLSGIAQSAYKMCGDIRLLANLKEVEEPFAKTQIGSSAMAYKRNPMRCERVCSIARYVMGLPDGAAHTHAAQWFERTLDDSAIRRIILPEAFLGTDVILSLLENISDGLHVWPEVVKAHVMAELPFMATENIMMECVKAGGDRQELHEVIRVHSMDAGAVVKGEGKPNDLMQRIKNDPLFAPVHSKLDEMIDPRKFCGRAPEQVDEFMAEEVNPVLEQHKDLLKIASVDGVNV; encoded by the exons ATGAGTTCGAATGCGGAGAAGTTTTTGGAAGCGGCGGCGACGTTCCCCGCCGACGCCTTACCGTCCCACCGCACCTACGAACACCCTTTGGTGTCTCGATACGCGACCAAGGAAATGAGCTTTGTCTGGTCCCCCGCGATGAAGTTCACCACCTGGCGGAAGCTCTGGACGGCACTCGCGACGGCCGAGCAAGAACTCGGTATCGATATCACCGACGAGCagttggaagaaatgcgGACCAACCTCTTCCGAGTCGATTTCGAACTGGCCGCCCAAAAGGAGTCGGAATTCCGGCACGACGTCATGGGACACGTGCACGCCTTTGGTGCCGCTGCTCCCAAGGCCATGCCCGTCATTCACTTGGGAGCCACCTCCTGCTACGTCGGGGACAATACCGACATTGTCCAGATCAGGGACGCCCTCAAGCTCGTACAGCGCAAACTAGTCAAGGTTCTCGCGACACTCAAAACGTTCGCGGAAAAGTACCGCGATCTACCAACCCTCGGATTTACGCACTACCAACCGGCGCAGTTGACGACTGTGGGCAAGCGCTGCACTTTGTGGATGCAGGATCTGCTGTTGGATATGGAACGCATCGATACGGAGTTGGAGAAGTTGCCGATGCGTGGCGTCAAGGGTACCACCGGGACGCaggcttcctttttggaactCTTCGACGGCGATcacgacaaggtcaaggcGTTGAACAAACGCGTGTGTGAGCTCATGGGATTCAACAAGGTGATCCCTGTTTCGGGACAAACGTATACCCGCAAGATTGAATTCTATATTATATCGGTCCTCTCTGGCATTGCGCAATCGGCGTACAAGATGTGCGGTGATATTCGTCTACTAGCCAACCTCAAGGAAGTGGAGGAACCCTTCGCCAAGACGCAAATCGGTTCCTCCGCTATGGCCTACAAGCGCAACCCCATGCGCTGCGAACGCGTTTGCTCCATTGCCCGGTACGTGATGGGACTACCGGATGGTGCGGCCCATACGCACGCGGCTCAGTGGTTCGAACGCACCCTGGATGATTCGGCGATTCGGAGAATTATTCTACCGGAAGCTTTCTTGGGAACCGACGTTATTCTGAGTTTGTTGGAAAACATCAGCGACGGTTTGCACGTGTGGCCCGAAGTAGTCAAAGCGCACGTTATGGCGGAGTTGCCGTTTATGGCCACGGAAAACATCATGATGGAAT GTGTCAAGGCTGGCGGCGATCGTCAAGAATTGCACGAAGTTATTCGTGTGCACTCCATGGACGCTGGTGCGGTCGTCAAAGGCGAAGGTAAACCGAATGATTTGATGCAACGCATCAAAAACGATCCATTGTTTGCACCCGTCCACAGCAAGTTGGACGAGATGATCGACCCGCGCAAATTCTGTGGTCGTGCGCCGGAACAAGTGGACGAGTTCATGGCCGAAGAAGTGAATCCTGTTCTGGAGCAGCATAAGGATCTTCTGAAGATTGCGAGTGTGGATGGAGTGAATGTTTAA
- a CDS encoding predicted protein yields the protein MVRLTAQPMEDAECAPHRERWTGRRKRTGLSLPQNTPRHLPFHALSFLEQYRQQHHLWQVRLLKHIRQGILVVSLPSLTRSTPPKLSYLAMFPHSSRNQAVAVRTRAHGCSSRSVIPPRRHPRDPSGDYDWWDRDEKRQCIESSSTDAPNTSTGVSRNACAVTKSRPPTGRLHQSTEWDNDTVDSVIDNRQSPLSFQSNGICKSPSTIKDDVRPCTSASSSRQESDSTAVVRDFTEYRTALAKKSSSSSSVKFQEFVALNENELRQTPPEVLYDTVRTLQHQVHVLGSALTWKDDNATEFALHLGQTWAEQSNHFHHKMRELRQRHETQVEDMQSHIERQRESLLVLDTELFRMRQQLANTTDLPTPWSMPQQAVTAEDDDSDNDSETSSSSASWLQDEIPSDIVSGGENCPEKTDTQFLASKVEGNSWPTNVVQDTDQDASETYSQSLFGGGECEV from the exons ATGGTTCGGCTCACGGCCCAACCTATGGAGGACGCGGA GTGCGCACCGCACCGGGAACGTTGGACGGGAAGACGAAAACGCACCGGCCTCTCTCTCCCCCAAAACACCCCACGACATCTTCCTTTCCACGCACTTTCCTTCCTTGAACAGTATCGCCAGCAGCACCATCTTTGGCAAGTCCGTCTCTTGAAACATATACGTCAAGGAATTCTGGTGGTATCGCTTCCTAGCCTTACAAGGTCTACCCCACCTAAACTGTCTTACCTTGCGATGTTTCCTCACAGTTCCCGCAACCAAGCAGTTGCCGTCCGAACTCGCGCCCACGGGTGCTCCTCACGGTCAGTGATCCCGCCCCGTCGCCATCCCAGGGACCCTTCCGGCGACTACGACTGGTGGGATCGGGACGAAAAGCGCCAGTGCAtcgaatcgtcgtcgactgACGCACCAAACACTAGCACGGGAGTGTCTCGGAACGCGTGCGCTGTAACAAAGTCACGGCCGCCCACCGGACGATTGCACCAGTCGACCGAATGGGACAACGACACTGTCGATAGCGTCATCGACAACCGGCAATCCCCgctttctttccaaagcaatggAATCTGTAAATCTCCCAGTACTATCAAGGATGACGTTCGGCCTTGCACGTCTGCTTCTTCGAGTCGGCAAGAGTCTGATTCCACTGCGGTCGTCCGAGACTTTACGGAGTATCGGACAGCCTTGGCCAAGAAGTCCAGTTCCTCCTCGTCCGTCAAATTCCAAGAGTTTGTTGCCCTAAACGAAAACGAACTCCGTCAAACGCCTCCCGAAGTGCTCTACGACACTGTACGGACCCTTCAACATCAAGTCCACGTACTCGGCTCAGCTTTGACGTGGAAAGACGATAACGCCACCGAATTTGCCCTTCATCTGGGCCAAACGTGGGCGGAACAGTCGAATCACTTTCATCACAAAATGCGAGAACTACGCCAGCGCCACGAGACGCAAGTTGAAGACATGCAGTCCCACATTGAACGACAACGGGAGAGTTTGCTTGTGCTAGATACCGAACTATTCCGCATGCGTCAACAACTGGCCAATACCACCGATTTGCCCACTCCATGGTCAATGCCGCAACAAGCGGTAACGGCGGAAGATGACGACAgcgacaacgacagcgaAACATCGTCTAGCTCAGCATCGTGGTTGCAGGATGAGATTCCGTCCGATATTGTGTCCGGAGGAGAGAATTGTCCGGAAAAGACCGACACACAATTTCTCGCCTCCAAGGTGGAAGGAAATTCTTGGCCTACAAACGTCGTGCAAGATACCGACCAGGATGCGTCGGAAACGTACTCGCAAAGCTTGTTTGGGGGAGGGGAGTGCGAAGTCTAG